In the Dyella humicola genome, CGATATCAGCCACCACCGCGGGCTGGTTTTCCGGCCGCTTACCGCTGTTGGCATGACTGGCGTCGATCATCACCCGCACGCCCAAGCCCGCGCGCGCCATGACGGCACAAGCCGCATCGACACTGACGGCGTCGTAATTCGGGGCGCTGCCGCCGCGCAGGATGACGTGGCAATCCTCATTGCCCGTGGTGGCGGCAATGGCGGTCTGGCCATCCTTGGTGACCGCCAGGAAATGATGCGGCTGCGACGCCGCCTGCACCGCATCAACGGCGATCTTGACATTGCCATCGGTGCCGTTCTTGAAACCCACCGGACAGGAAAGCCCCGAGGCCAGCTCACGGTGCACCTGGCTTTCTGTCGTGCGCGCGCCAATCGCGCCCCACGCCACCAGGTCCGCGATGTACTGGGGCGTGATCATGTCCAGGAACTCGCAACCGGCCGGTACGCCGAGTTCGTTGATGTCGCGCAGGAGGCCTCGCGCCAGCCGCAGGCCTTTGTCGATGTGAAAGCTGCCATCCAGGTCCGGATCATTGATCAGTCCTTTCCAGCCCACCGTGGTACGCGGCTTCTCGAAGTACACGCGCATCACGATCTCCAGTTCGTCGGCGTAGCGATCGCGCTGGGTGGCAAGGCGCCTTGCATAGTCGATGGCCGCGGTCGTGTCGTGAATCGAGCATGGACCCATCACCACGGCGAGGCGGTCGTCGTCCCCGGCCAGAATGCCATGCAGCGACTGGCGGGAAGCAGCGACGGTGTTGGCGGCGCGGCCCGTCAGCGCGCAATCGCGCATGACCTCAGCGGGCGTGCTGAGCGTGGTAAGGGCACGGATGCGCAAATCGTCGGTGGGCTGGTTCACGGTGTTCTCCTGGAGGATCCCACTCGCGGCCCAAAAAAAAGCCGCCAGTAGTGGGCTGGCGGCATGTTCGGGAATGGTGTCTTGTCGTTACGACAGTCGCGCCCAACCCTCCGCCAGCGGCATCGGATAGCCGTGATACCAAAAATACTGGCGGGCGGAGGTGGTCGTCATGGGCGATAGAGATAACACAGCGATTTGTCGCGTGCAAAAGATGCATTTGCAACTACACGCTAAACTTGGGCCATGCCCTCGCCCTGGACATTGCTGGCCCTGCCGGCCCGAGAACCCATCCGCCGCTGGGTGCTGAGCGCCTTTCCGCGTGGCGGCGGAGGTCACGTCGATTACGATCATCCGCACGGCGACCCTGGCCTGTTCGGCCCGCACAGCGCCACTTGGCGCGTGCATGCGGATTTTCCGGGCATGCTTGCGGGTGGCCTCGCCGCGCTGATGTTGCAGACCCTGCACCCCTTGGCACTGGCCGGCGTATGGGACCACTC is a window encoding:
- a CDS encoding 3-deoxy-7-phosphoheptulonate synthase, with the protein product MNQPTDDLRIRALTTLSTPAEVMRDCALTGRAANTVAASRQSLHGILAGDDDRLAVVMGPCSIHDTTAAIDYARRLATQRDRYADELEIVMRVYFEKPRTTVGWKGLINDPDLDGSFHIDKGLRLARGLLRDINELGVPAGCEFLDMITPQYIADLVAWGAIGARTTESQVHRELASGLSCPVGFKNGTDGNVKIAVDAVQAASQPHHFLAVTKDGQTAIAATTGNEDCHVILRGGSAPNYDAVSVDAACAVMARAGLGVRVMIDASHANSGKRPENQPAVVADIAAQLAHGEQRIVGVMVESHLLGGRQDLVPGQLLRYGQSITDGCIDWDTSLTVLERLAEGVRARRAAFAPRKLAVRV